Sequence from the Gallus gallus isolate bGalGal1 chromosome 12, bGalGal1.mat.broiler.GRCg7b, whole genome shotgun sequence genome:
TAAACAGAAACATCAAGAGCCATTAACTAATTAAACAGCGATGTTTCATGTAGTCATTGACTggagaataaaaatacagtcaGACCACTATTTTGACAGGAATGTTGGACAGTTCAATCAAACAAGTGCATCATCAGATGAAttaccatttttcttctgtttcataaaGTGTACTTTTACTGTTGCCTGGTCTTTTCCTCCTTAAGCCATGCTAACCCTGAGTGCATCTACAGTATCAGACAATTCTAGTTCTGAACAAGAACCCAAgtccagacatctgctggaaggAAATGTAAGGAAGAGTTTTGATTTGGCAATGTGTTAGGTTATTGTTCAGACATCTGGTGCCTGTTTTCATGTGACTTTTTAATCCTAAAAGGGATAATGCTTTACACCAAATTATCAAGACAATTATCATGTCATGTCTTTCACTACAAAATATCAGCAGAACACCTCTGCTATTAGAGCCTCATAGTAACGACACATAACATGTCCCTCTAGGTCTggttcttctttttcctgttcaaaggaaaatgtgagGAGTAGCTCTACTGAAACCAATAGAAAAGACAAGGATGATGCTTATAGCCTACGGGACATATTCCTAAGGCTCACTGGGCACTACtccaaaatagagaaaaaaaaggagtaacTGTGACATACCTCCTGTGAGATCAAGTTTACTACTGCTACAGTTACCTCCTTTTCATCTTGTACAGTACATTGCAAGATTTGCACTAAATGGCACCTCCTTAGTACAATAACTCCAGACACTAATAGTCATAAAGCACTTGAGTGCTTTATTGTAGGATCAATCCAACATACCCCATGATGTGCTGAACATAGGAAGGATATCTGAATTCTGTCTTATTGGCTCCTTTTTTCTCAACATCAGCACCTATAAAAGGAGTTAAGAGGCAGTAAGTGAGAGAATGGGAAGGACTAGAGAGTTTGTACAATACTGTGGCCAACCCTATCCTATCAAAGAACAGGGATAGGAAGATGTATTCCAGATTGTCCTCATTTCCAATTTTCCAGGATCTACTCACCAGCTCTTTGAGCCTCCAAGAGAAAAGCATTGCCATAATCCCAAAAAAACATGCCCTTATCAGTTAGTCTGTTAATAGCAGCCACGTGTCTCCTCAGactgaaataaagaatgaaaCAGTTATTCTTGAGATTGATTAAATATCAAGGAGAATGTTATCATGAGCTCACTAAAAGCAAGGGAATGGAGGGAAACAAGTggaatgtaaaaaaataaataaattcagacaAACCCACAAAAGACTTAAGATACTTTCAAACTCTGCAGCACCTGTTATCCCCAAATCTTGAACTGATTCACAGCCATTGCTATGATATTGCATATCTAACAGAGAGGGGTCATATCTTTCAGTAGAGAAGTGCAGCCAGCTCTGAGGAATGAAATAATGGCAGCCTACACAAAACTGCGAAAACACATTAAGGAGTTCAGAGATAAAGTATGCAAAgtcagaaaaactgaaaatggcCACATGTCACTGTTCTGGCTTCTCCTTCGGTGAAAACAGCCCAgctctccctctgctttcagTAGTTGTCTATACTGCTAAAATGGTGGGTAAGTGGTATGTCTGCCAGACTCTGAGTAACAGCTCTGTAAGTAGCAGTTATTACTGGTACTGGTACAATAGCCCTATTCCAGATTTCTACTGAAGAGCAATATGTAATACAGGTCAGTGAAATGTCTTGTGAGAAAGACAAAAGATGCAATCACTTGCAGAGCAAGTAAACTTAAAGGTTAAAAACATGCATCACTAATGTATTTTACCTCTCTTGTACCAGAGTTCGGAACTTCCCTGGATTGGTGGacaggagctgctttgcttcctCAAAGCCAAGCTGGACTGGATAGTATCCCCCACTGAATGGATTGTGACATGAAGTCTGATCAGACCCCAGATCAGCTAGCAGCTCCCCTGTTGTGTCCAGCTCATATGCAAGCCTCTCcctggggggaagggaagataATTAACAGAATGAACAGAAGCTGTTATTTCACATTCAAGCTCCTCTTACAGGTGAGATTCTTTCATCCCAAGCAGCTGTTTATAAATGTATTCCCTTGGCAAGCTGTCTTGTTTTAGCAGTCAGGAGGTGGGAAATCATGGTGAAGATCTGAGCACAGCTCTTACACTTCACATTTCCCTGTACGGGAACGCCAATAGATGAGTCAAATACCAGTTGTATTGGTCAGTCTCAGCCCTTGGTACATGGGTAAAAGCAAGGTTTGCACTGGATAAAGCCTTCAGAGTGCTAGAATTCATACCcatctttctgattgtttttattCAATCAGTGCCTCAATacttctgctcttcactgaAGTCAAAGATGCTTTCTTACTAACCAGCCAGTGAAAGGTTAGGAGAGGGATAAATTACTTCTTCATTTGAAGACAAATCTCAGTGATTTCTTTCCCTAAGAAATTCACTGTTCCATAATTCCATAAGGAAAGAATGCATGAGAAGCAACTGGGAACTGTGTCATGAGGGAGAAGATACCTCTTTTGACAATGAAGTTTTTCATGATTATCCAGTCATTAACTCAGCCCTACATTTAATGTCACTTCCCTTTCAAGTCTGGAAGCAAGTTCCAAAGCAGTAACATACCCATCACCCATATATACTACTTACCACAGGTCTACCACATTCCCATGGTAACCCAAACTGAGGGCAATTTTATTCTTCCTTGCATCTCTAGAACAGATTTTAAGAGACTGGTTGAAAAACAAGGAACACCATGCACTATGTTGCAATATACACATCGCAAACAAAACTAACAGCCTGCATGAGGTTTTCAACACCCTGCCAGGCAACAGAACTTTTGACCTTTATGCAGTTGTTAATCAGTGATTCCAGAAAGAATGACCAATTCTTGAAGCGTAACACTATATGTAATTGTTATATGCATATTCATGGCATCATGAAGACACATTTAACATGAAGCATTAGTAACAGCAAGTATTAAGCATTGGAAGTCACTAATAAGGATGGATTCACATTCAAAATTAGACCTGGGATAAGAGGAGATGTCCTTCAACCCCTCTTCTGTGCATACTAAAATGGCACAGCGCAGACAGATGTAAAGTGAGGAATAGGGCGTAGAGATGAAGTAGCTGAATAATGTTTCAAGCCATACCTAAGGCGAGCGATGCAGTGGTCCAAGTTATTAGAAATTTCCATGAGCCATCCTTGCTTGTAACGTTTCATAAGCGCTGCTTCATCAACCTAAGACACACAGCAGAGACCTTAAAGCTCTCATTTTTCTCATTGAGTCACttttacctttatttattttttaattggcctggaaaaaatagcaaattaGTCAATCAGTCTACATTGGCCTAAGCACAACAGAGTAATTGTTCAGACTCTTACTTTCCTCCTCCGATTTTTATTAATCCTGTCCTTGGTTATTTCAAGctagaaacaagaaaaaaaaactttttgaCCCATCACTTCCCAAACGTGCACCACAGACAAGAAATTCTTACTAAAACTGTACATGAGTTAACATAcacatttaaaatcatttgtaCTGTTACTTTTTGTGActatactgaaaaatgaaaagatttaaatagctattattattattttaaatcaacTCAGACATTTCTGCTGGACTGCCCAGGATGAAGCAATGGTGTGCTGAAATTGACCCTCACTTTCACTCTTTTAACTGGTTGAGATTCTCAACCAaatatgggaaagaaaagagaaaagcttttccttgtCCCAGCTGGCTGATGCCTCTGTGAAAAATGGAGTGGATCAAAACAAAACTACATCTTCAATCCCTTCTTGCTTTGAACTTTCAGTCTCCAAACAAGCTCAGTCCCAGATTGGTACTCTTCTGGACTTACTTTCTGTGTGTATGCATCAGAGACAAGCTGggtaaaaatataaatgaatagaCAAATTGTGAAAGCTTTGGCACAGATTCCATATTAATGATTCAATGTCCAAACTCGCACATCATTAAGACTTTTATAATGAGCTATCAGTGGCATAAAGCAAATGACAAAATTAATTCAAGCCAATTTTCCGTGGTAGCAACTGATTTAGACACTGAGTGGTGTGTGCCCAGGAATGCATAACCTGAGTATCCTACAGTATTTCATTAAAGCATTTTTACTTCTCTGTAATCCACCCCATCACTTCCATTCCATTATTTCTCATTAACAAAGTATTTATATGTAAATTAAATAAGTTCTGTATTCAGGAGTTGCTTGAACACCAGGAAACCTTTTCTTCCCCAATTATTCCTAGCATGAGAAACCTTCCATCACTTCCCACATCAGTAATAAAGACTATCCTTCCAAAACCCCAGATTATGGTAATAGCAGTGTCACTACCAATAGAATTATTCAATAAGAAGTCAGGTGCCATGGGAGACAGCTACTTTGGGAGTTATTTAAATcagcacaggggaaaaaagatcaAATGTTTCATATGAATTACAGGAATTGGGTTCATTTAAAGGcctgcaaaacacagaaaatctatttaaattcattacatattttatttcagatctcTCTGACAGTCTTGGAAAGTCTTTCACAGACTTGCTAGCACACCAGAAAGCCAGCTTCCTTCAAACTATGTTTTCAAATACAccattaaaaaccaaacaacctcAGTTTTAAAATTTGCACAACCACGATGAGCCAATATCACCTCCAGTGAAGCCCTGGAGGGCTCAGTGCAGCTCAGAGGACATCATCTGGCCCTCCACACTGTTATTTCATAAAACTACAATCTGCTTCATGTCAAACAGAAGAGGTAAAAGACTTGCACCATTAATCCCTTCTGTCTGAGCTTCGGAAGCCCTggctgacaaaatgacatctctTGCACAATTCATCAGTGCTATTTGCATAAATAGttccttaaataaataatatgtacatatatatagcTATCCACATGTGCTCCTGAGACTCATTTCCGACAAGGATCATCTCACAGAAGATAAAAACCAGGCAATATTCAGTCTCCTGAACAAAATCATCCGCAGCCATGGAGATGAAAAGGACAAAGGACTGCTGTGAATAGCATTCACTAGAATCTCTCCTTTTGTATTCTAGCATTTGAAAGATCACAATGACACAGTAGAAGTCTGAATAAGAATTTATTCAATAAGAATGTTTTCAAtgataaattaaataaatttatttcacCTTCAGGGAGTACCTGATGAGGTCTCAAATACACGCAAAACTCAGGTtttgataacaaaaaaaatgaatgaacaaacaaaaaactcacaCTTCTGCatcatcactgcagaacaacTGAAATCCTACCATTTCATGAGTAAGGCTTCAGCTATCCAGAGCAGGACAGATCTACTGTATGCCACATGGGCACTCCAGCCCATTGTGTTGTGAattttaattatcattattatGGTTCAGATTGCAATATTCTTACCCTTCTGATTGCAGCAAGTGACATCTCTGCAGCAGAGACCTGCCGGCTAATTCTCTTTATAAAGTAATTTGGCTGAGAAGGTTGAACTCCCACCCAGTTTTCCCAAACTGGAGTCTGGTTCTCaaaatctttcttcctctggctcaagcactgagcacagctcctTGAACAGAATCATTCTGCGTTATCAGCAAAGCAACTCTAAGAAGTAATAGGTCATATCTTTACAGTATTTGCTTGCTCACTGGGTCACGGCGGGTGGAATAGCAGTGAAAAATCTCAGCAATGGAAAGATACACACATCTTGGTAGACAGTATCTTTTGAGTTTGGCCTGGTATAGTATTATTAAAGGAGTCTATCTGATCAGGAGGATGAGATGAGAGCTCTAATTCAGCccatgaagaaaagagaaggaaaggagcacCGCTCTTACCTCTGCAATAATCCCCACACACCCAGCAATGACTGCAGCCTTTGCTTGAGCCCCACTCATCCCTCCAAGACCAGAAGTAACGAACACCTTTCCAGACAGGTCTTCTGCCTTCAAATAGCGACGGCCTGCATTCAGCACTGTGAGCTACACATAAGATAATATAGCAATTACCAGGAGTTATTTCACCCAGAATCCCtgaaatttaacaaaaaaataaaaaataaaatgctgcattttcccAATTAACTTCTGTAGATACCTGGAAGATATGGCTGTTTGCAAACAGGACTGTTAAAGGTACTCACAAAcacttattttctgtatttccttttgcAAAGAGAGTTTGAAACTGTGAAGTTGGCTTCAGAGGTCACTGGGACCATGAAATGGTGTTCATCTTTTAAAAAGGAACCATGTTACAAGGTGATGTTATGAAACCATCTGTACAGATACCTGTTTCTGCCACTGCCAAATAGAATAATGAGTGGTTCACAATACAAAGACATACTCAAGATGGCTgctaaggaaaacaaacctgCTAGATGCCTGCACATAGCATCCTTTCACAGTGGTTCATTTCACCCCAGCCACAGTTATCCTACAGTTATCAACTAATCAAGGTTTCCCTGGTTTCTTACCACGGTTCCATGGACTATTCCCTGGGGCCCAATGTAGCAGTAGCTCCCTGCAGTCATCTGACCATACCTAGCAAGATCAAAGAACATGATGACACCATATGTTACTTAGGCAGAATGAAGGCTGTGTATGTCAACATATATTTCTAgtatacaaaaaaagaaaaactcctAGCAACctaataaacacacaaaaaccaatCTCCTATACTTCcatttgttgttattttatattATCACATTTCCAACTTAATAGACCTTCTTCATTAACAGTGCTTTCAACATGCTTTCAGAGGATCATTTAGGTCTTTAGACTACTCCGTTTAAAAAGGtgtagactgaaaaaaaaatgtaaattttggTTTGGCATTTAGCAGAGGGATGAGGACACAAACAGATCCCTCTTCACCTTTAGGCATCTTTGTACCATTGGTTTTCAGTGCCTATCCTGCTTCTAAGACACATGGTCATTTTGGAAGTTATAAACTCCAATGTGACCTCAGTTCACTCCTATGAAATCCCCAAGTACATGGTAAGGGACACTTTATTTGAGTCCTTCCATTTCTTACCAATCTGTACACATTCAGCTCTCCCATAGTTTTAATTGATTCTCTTCATGGCAAACAGCAAATAACCATCCTGTGCTCATCAAACAGATGAACACTAAAAGAAGCAGGcaaataatcattaaaaataaataaataagaaaatccTACAGCATTCTACTTCAAAGCTTTCTCTTGGtgtaaagagaaacaaacacttCATAACTTATGGTTTTTGCAGATTGCAAAACAACCACTGCAAAGTGTAACTAGCCAGTGCTGTAAGTAGGTTATGATTATGGCTTGAGGCTGTAATTCAGCCAAGTCTTACAAATAGACCTCATTCTAATGCCTAGCAGACCTCAATTACATCCTTATATGTGTAGCTGAACGTAACTCAAGCTCCTAAGTAATTGCACTTAAGTGTGCATTAATGCATTGCAGCATCAGGACTTTAAGCAGCACAGTTGAAATCCATCTGCATAAGATATTTTAAACAGCAGCTGCTTGATATTTGAATTAAATTTTAGATAAATAATTGATAAATTTTAATAGCAAGGTGTTTTCTTACATTGTTACTCCCAAAGCAAACATCTTCTCATATTCATCTCTACTAGAATAGTTGGGAATAAcctaagaataaaaagaaaactcaaataAGCAAATTAGAGATTTAAGCAAATCATTGTCACCATCTAAACTCTCTATAGCTGAACTGTTTTGATGAAGAACACGTACAGCTCAGGCTCATTCAGAACTAAGTCCTCTGATAAGGAGAGGATCATTCCCTCTTTCACTGCAGATCCGCTCACCTGAGGTGATAGAGACTGTACTgcaaaaaatgctgcagaatttAGACCTGAGATTCTCCTGTGAGCTACCATTATTTCAGGTAGAatcaattacattttaattcagTAGACACATGAAAACTAAatagaagaggaggaaggaaagaaaaagaaaagaagatgctAACACCTACCATGCCATTAGTAATGACTAATCGCGGAGCATACCGATGGCTGGGAAAGAGTCCCAGAGGATGTCCACTGTACATTACCAATGTTTGCTCTTCGGTCATCTCTGACAAATATTGCATTGCCAACcagaactgaaaaggaaagcaaggaaagtGAGGGAATCTGTTTCCATCGTGCATTTATGTTTCTTCACGAAGCTGCTGAATGGAGTACAAAGGAAGCTATAGAGATAACGAGGTGTATTCACATACGGAATAACAGCCAGAGCTCTCAACACATTCTTGCTTTTAACAAAGTCCATTAAGAGACATCACTCAGCAGGAAACATAAATCAACGAGGTCTGAATCAGTTCCAGGATAATTTCTCCAGTATAAACCCCAGAAATGCTTTGCTAGCTTTTCAATGCATCATTTTGAAAGCCATTCTAATTTTATCTTGAGATTAACCATTTGGATCTGGCGCTTTTCTGGCAATGTATCCAAAACCAAACTGCAAAATTTTCCCCATAGCAGAGATGAAATACTCATGTATATTTTTGATCCTAACCTGATAGGGATAATTCTGTCTCTTCTGGTGCTTGTCATCTTTTCAACAGatgtatgtatttaaattttTCCTCAAACCAAACAgacaccaaacaaacaaacagctttcACTATGGACAACACTCCTTGAAATACCAAGGAATACATAATAAATGCATCTCCAATCCATCTTCATAATTCAGTAGTTACCCTTGGTTTATGTCACAAAGTATGACTATCTAAACTGCTATAGATTTAACTCACATCCATCACTGTCTATTACAAAGCCCATTCATTATATTTCATGAGCCTAGAGTATGTGACAGCCAGGTCCAAGAAGAGCTTTTCCATGGGACACTGGAATTCAACAATAGATTGAAATAGAGTTCCTGcatttacacagaaaaatggATCTGCTGATCAAAGAGTCAGCAACATCAATGACAAGCCTGCAAGCTTGAGGACAAGTTGTAAGTGGAAATTTACCtctggttgttgttgttttttttttttcccccccttcaaAAATTATTCAGGATAAAGCACAGGCCTGTGTGGCTGATATAAACCAAACTCAGCCTTTTCACTGGGAATTTTGCAAGGAGAAATTTTCAAAAAGCATGCTGTTTTTAAGCcacagagaacaaaatgttCTATCATAACTGAATCATTCATGTGATTGCTACTCCAAATAAGCAAGACcagaaaggttttgtttgttctgctgtgAAACAACTGCAGGTCAAAGCTCTAACTTGGATGGcaacaagagaaaagaaaatacttctgtctTTGGCAGAGACTCTCCTTCACCTTGCAGCCCAGCATCTGTCTGAGGGATGTCACCCCAGTCAGGCCCACAGTATGAACTGCCAGCATTGGTCACTTAAGAGAGATGCTGTAAAACTTTCATGCAATGCATTGACTGACATAGCTGACATTTATGAATTAATGCACAGAACAAAGAAACGGTGTGCACTTTTAGATTGACAGTCGTAACTTAAACATCCCATCCCAGATAGGATGTCACCCACTTGCCATTGCTATCAGAAGATCAGAGTTAGTCCTGAAAATAGAAAGCACTGTGACCTGCCCAGCTAGCATGTGAACAATTTCAGCTCATCTGATTTCATTAGAAGGACTCAGAGCTGCACTTCATTACagcctcattttttttattcttctgtgtGTTGTGAAAAATGTTGCAGAAGTaccagaaataaacaaataaaagataTACTTTCTGTTTCCTAAAGTTTATTTTGCCTATAACTTGTCTGTGCAAAGTACAGACCCATACACACACATCAGAGAAAGACAAATTTTCTACACCATCTTACATAGCTTGATATTTTTTGAAACACGGTATTTCTATTGGGTTGTCTGTGCTCTCTTTACTAAATAAAGCTCTTCCCCCTTACACAGCTCATAACTGAGCATTCCTCTATGCAGACAGGATGTTTTGGAGTATTTAGAGACAATGACTGCCAAGAATTATTGCAAACTCTGCCTAAGCAGAACGTGCCTGGGGGAGCATACAACAGGTTTCATGACAGGAACTGCAAAAGCAGCAGCGTCCTACCTGAGCCCAGTTGCTGAAGACCTGCCCATTTCCTCCGTAAGTGACAAGCTCCTGTGGAAACTGAGAAGgataatttaataataataaggcAAGCACATTTCTGAGATATTTCTCTGCGTCACCAACACTACCTGTCCAACATGTGCTGTAGGAACAGTGTACTGAGAGCTGTGCTATCTCACAGACAGCAACCAGGCTCCTGTATattgcagcagctgcagtgagcctTGCTAGTGCTGCAGGAGTCCTCAGAGGTCTAAGTTAGGACCAAAACCCACTGTGCAGAATGAAGAACTATGCACTGCAGTAAGCGATGGAtcttagcaaaaaaaacccagaaatcAAAACATAATCACAGGAGAAGTGTAGAATCACCTAAATTCTTCAATGTGCGAGCACATACAAGAAGTAACTCACGGATTTGCTTCTGCTTCATGACTCCGACTTCCTTTACTGTCACTGCAGCTTACCTGAGCCACCGAGGGATCCAGGTTATTCATGATCATCAGCATGATGGCAGCAGCTGATTTGCTCTTGCAAGGATAGTCTTCTATGGGGTACGCCCTGAAATGGCATTCACCAGACTTTAGGATGCATGTAAGGGAAACTACGAGACATCTGACAGAAGTATCCCCACATGTCAACACATTCCTTTGAGTTATGATCTTTTactgaagaggagagaaaaagaaaaatggagaaagtgCAGATCTAATGTGGCTAATATGACTGTGTTCCCTGggataaaaagaacaaaaccaaatactACTAGACTAAGGCAACAAAAGTTATTTCTTAATCTGAGACTGTAAGAGtcagctggaaaaggaaagctgtAAAATCATCTCAAACTCTAAAGAAAATATTCGAGGCTGTGAAGAATCACTGATGCCAGTGATGGAAATGAGCTGGTGGACTGTCTTATTCTAGCTGAGAGCAGAAGGAGTCCTCATCTGTAGTTCAGGACTACTGTCCTCTGCAGTCCAGCTCTGCAGTACCTTTCAGATTCTCTTGCAGTTGTCATCCCCTTAGCTGATTTCTGCAAGAGCTGACCCCAGACTATGGGCAGCACAAAAACGTGGATGTCTGTGGAAATTAGAGTGCTTTCTTGTTGCTTGTTTATTCAGATTTCTGTATAGACATTAACCAGGCCCCTGCTGGATGCAAAAAGGAATCAATCAGTCTAAAAAAAGAAGCTAGCCCCTGGCAGCCCTCTCCAAAACTGTTCTGCTTCACAAACATTAGCCCCCTTAGATCTGTAATGAAGTGATGCTTCGAGATCAACAGGCACTGCCTATTACAAGACAGGGTCAGATACAGGTTCCAAGCATGGAAAAAatgtgctgcttctctttcaagCCCAGGAAGTCTTCTCTGAGACTGACAAATAATCAGTCTCTCACAGCAGATCCCAAAGTCATCCACTCAACTGATCTTACCTCTTGGTTCATGACGACTACCATCATCTCAGGGCTAGTGCAGTGCAGGGTTCCTGTCCAGGTTGCAATCAGAGGTTTTTGAACAGTGACCTGTCCCTGGAAACTCTAAGGTTTGCTATGGGGGACAGCATATGGCATCTCAGTGTATGGCAAAGCTGGCATTACCAAGCACATGACCTTACGCAGTCCCTTCCCCGTGTTAAGTGGTGCTGAGCTTCCCAGCAGCAAGACTGTACCGTCCCTGCCAGTGCCTATCCAGAAGGGTGTACTCTGTTTCCCTGCTAGTCCATGAGACTCTCATGAGGACAGAAAGTAGGATGAAAGCTGAAGGATGAAGAATGCAGTTTTACAGAAGAGTAAGATACACATTAGCAATCAGTGGAAACCATACCACTCCTGTCTAAAGACACACAGGACATCCAGTTGCAGTGTGAAGCCTCCAGTTCTTACCTCATCTCAATATCTGGAAAGAACCTGTACATGTAGATATGGCCATACAGCCTGAGTTCTTCAGCAAATTCCAGCACCAGCTTCTTTTGTATGTCAGGTGGGAAATAACGCAAGGCATTGCGCAAAGCgagctgtcaggaaaaaaaaaagacacaataATCAAGCTAAAAGAGAAATGGAGGCAAGTGGGTGGCCCTGAACTTTAGACTCAGCTGGAAACCTATGCCAGCTATCACAAGGATGGTTTAATTTAAAAGGCCACGCCAGGGGAGCTACCATTCCTGCTTCCCGGTTGAAATATCTCCACCTCCATCATTCCTTGTAGATTCAGTGGATGTACACACGCAACCCACCTCTTCCCACTCACCTCAAATCTGCATGGAAAGACTTTGGAGATTTGATAAGTAACGCACAAACCTACAGACATCTGATAGGGTTGAATCCCCTCTTGCAGTGCTAGGGGGCACTGAACTaccaagaaaaacactgttcagAAACCCTTGTTGTGAGATCCTGAACTCCCAGAGGCTCCGAAGACCTCACTGTACCTCCAATTCAAACAAGGGACCTTAGCCCTGAATTATGTGACTTTCAGAGGAAGATATTCTTGGGTTAAGTTTCGTTATACATTCAGCATACTAAAGTATTGCATAGTATGATGGCTTACATTATTTTATTGAAGTCACACGTATCACTCCCAAATTAGCTACAGTGATTAGTAGACACTGAATTAAATTATGCAGATGACAGTAAGAGGCTCATATACTACCTTCAAAGATATTATCCATCGTTTGCAAAGTACTGTGTGTCCTTTTAGatgaacaaaaacataaataaatcaCTCTTTTTAGTAAGTCTCTTAAGTCATGTCTCTCTATTCTATGTTCCATTTGATTTAAACCATGAGAACAATGATTTTGTAACCTTTAAAATGCTAATTTCATGTGAAGATGCTAAAAACTCTT
This genomic interval carries:
- the UROC1 gene encoding urocanate hydratase isoform X2, with amino-acid sequence MYRFFPDIEMRAYPIEDYPCKSKSAAAIMLMIMNNLDPSVAQFPQELVTYGGNGQVFSNWAQFWLAMQYLSEMTEEQTLVMYSGHPLGLFPSHRYAPRLVITNGMVIPNYSSRDEYEKMFALGVTMYGQMTAGSYCYIGPQGIVHGTVLTVLNAGRRYLKAEDLSGKVFVTSGLGGMSGAQAKAAVIAGCVGIIAEVDEAALMKRYKQGWLMEISNNLDHCIARLRDARKNKIALSLGYHGNVVDLWERLAYELDTTGELLADLGSDQTSCHNPFSGGYYPVQLGFEEAKQLLSTNPGKFRTLVQESLRRHVAAINRLTDKGMFFWDYGNAFLLEAQRAGADVEKKGANKTEFRYPSYVQHIMGDIFSLGFGPFRWVCTSGDPQDLATTDSIAMSVLEDSIRRGVSTSVKQQYNDNIRWIREAGRHSLVVGSQARILYSDQRGRVSIAIAINRAIAEGRIKAPVVLSRDHHDVSGTDSPYRETSNIYDGSAFCADMAVQNFVGDAFRGATWVALHNGGGVGWGEVINGGFGLVLDGSTEAEERAKMMLSWDVSNGVARRCWSGNDYAYETICQAMKDNAALKVTLPQKVVDENILEQALKS
- the UROC1 gene encoding urocanate hydratase isoform X1, which gives rise to MTSLKEICRGLPLNPLPENRGRRKGIPHAPVRTPNLTAQEKKLALRNALRYFPPDIQKKLVLEFAEELRLYGHIYMYRFFPDIEMRAYPIEDYPCKSKSAAAIMLMIMNNLDPSVAQFPQELVTYGGNGQVFSNWAQFWLAMQYLSEMTEEQTLVMYSGHPLGLFPSHRYAPRLVITNGMVIPNYSSRDEYEKMFALGVTMYGQMTAGSYCYIGPQGIVHGTVLTVLNAGRRYLKAEDLSGKVFVTSGLGGMSGAQAKAAVIAGCVGIIAEVDEAALMKRYKQGWLMEISNNLDHCIARLRDARKNKIALSLGYHGNVVDLWERLAYELDTTGELLADLGSDQTSCHNPFSGGYYPVQLGFEEAKQLLSTNPGKFRTLVQESLRRHVAAINRLTDKGMFFWDYGNAFLLEAQRAGADVEKKGANKTEFRYPSYVQHIMGDIFSLGFGPFRWVCTSGDPQDLATTDSIAMSVLEDSIRRGVSTSVKQQYNDNIRWIREAGRHSLVVGSQARILYSDQRGRVSIAIAINRAIAEGRIKAPVVLSRDHHDVSGTDSPYRETSNIYDGSAFCADMAVQNFVGDAFRGATWVALHNGGGVGWGEVINGGFGLVLDGSTEAEERAKMMLSWDVSNGVARRCWSGNDYAYETICQAMKDNAALKVTLPQKVVDENILEQALKS